In Asanoa sp. WMMD1127, one genomic interval encodes:
- a CDS encoding histidine kinase: MALPRVFAYAFAVVVAALAVAGGLLAVRVPEMAGFFVVAVVLGLFSTTLGVVVAQRRPHNLVGPVLVLVGGSPIWVAFGDLYTAAVAARPGSLPLWDWYVAMSPGTWMALYVPAALLMLIFPDGRLPGPRWRWVGYGLIAVPVLFTLLAAGDPDPLPAPFTHVPHLYTLPSWALAVALGLLPVFLGLLVASVAAMVVRYRRAADPVRRAQVRWFALGALFLPATLLLCWASYLLTDRADLVLLGLAATYLALPAATAIALLRHDLYDVDKAISTAASYGLVTAVLLAFYTAASFLVGLGAGGASPVAAAAATAVCAAVLAPLRVRLQRAVDRRLYPVRRAALAAIEGLRDRTHTGQARPEQLEEVLAAALRDPLLRVGYLVPGASGLVSATGEPLPVDAGRRVPVRAGGHEIGALLRGTVGSRELLRELADAAALLVEVVALRIELRRALSDVESSRARLLHAGYAERRRLERDLHDGAQQRLVSLGMTLRLAQRHLDDGTVDVDGLLDESVASLGLAVAELRQLANGLRPSSLDDGLGPALSSLASKAPVPVALEVCPDPVPDDVATTAFYVASEALTNAIKHAAPGAIGLRVARLDDRLTVRVSDDGPGGAVVRPGAGLAGLADRVAAAGGLLSLSSPAGRGTVVEAVLPCAS, encoded by the coding sequence ATGGCCTTACCGCGCGTGTTCGCGTACGCCTTCGCAGTGGTCGTCGCCGCTCTGGCGGTGGCCGGCGGGCTGCTCGCCGTCCGGGTGCCGGAGATGGCCGGCTTCTTCGTCGTCGCGGTGGTGCTGGGTCTGTTCTCGACGACGCTGGGGGTGGTCGTCGCCCAGCGCCGGCCGCACAACCTGGTCGGCCCGGTGCTCGTCCTCGTCGGAGGGTCGCCCATCTGGGTGGCGTTCGGTGACCTCTACACGGCGGCGGTCGCGGCGCGGCCCGGGTCGCTGCCGCTCTGGGACTGGTACGTGGCGATGTCGCCCGGGACGTGGATGGCGCTCTACGTGCCGGCCGCCCTGCTCATGCTGATCTTCCCGGACGGCCGGTTGCCCGGGCCGCGCTGGCGGTGGGTCGGTTACGGGCTGATCGCCGTGCCGGTCCTGTTCACCCTGCTGGCGGCGGGCGACCCTGACCCGTTGCCGGCCCCGTTCACGCACGTGCCGCACCTCTACACGCTGCCGTCCTGGGCCTTGGCGGTGGCGCTGGGCCTGCTGCCGGTGTTCCTCGGCCTGCTCGTCGCCTCGGTGGCGGCGATGGTCGTCCGCTACCGCCGCGCCGCCGACCCGGTGCGCCGGGCCCAGGTCCGCTGGTTCGCCCTCGGCGCGCTGTTCCTGCCGGCGACGCTGCTGCTGTGCTGGGCCTCGTACCTCCTCACCGACCGGGCCGACCTGGTGCTGCTCGGGCTCGCGGCCACCTACCTCGCGCTGCCCGCCGCGACCGCGATCGCGTTGCTCCGCCACGACCTCTACGACGTGGACAAGGCGATCAGCACCGCCGCGTCGTACGGCCTGGTCACGGCGGTCCTGCTGGCCTTCTACACGGCCGCGTCGTTCCTGGTCGGCCTCGGCGCGGGTGGGGCCTCGCCGGTCGCCGCGGCGGCCGCCACCGCGGTGTGCGCGGCGGTGCTGGCCCCGCTGCGGGTGCGGCTCCAGCGGGCCGTGGACCGCCGGCTGTACCCCGTGCGGCGGGCGGCGCTGGCGGCGATCGAGGGGCTGCGGGACCGCACGCACACCGGCCAGGCCCGCCCGGAGCAGCTCGAAGAGGTCCTGGCGGCCGCGCTGCGCGACCCGTTGCTGCGCGTGGGATACCTCGTGCCAGGCGCGTCCGGCCTGGTGTCGGCGACCGGTGAGCCGCTGCCGGTCGACGCCGGCCGGCGGGTGCCCGTGCGGGCCGGCGGGCACGAGATCGGCGCGCTGCTGCGGGGCACGGTGGGCAGCCGCGAGCTGCTCCGGGAGCTCGCCGACGCGGCCGCGCTGCTGGTCGAGGTCGTCGCGCTGCGGATCGAGCTGCGCCGGGCGCTGTCCGATGTGGAGTCGTCCCGGGCCCGGTTGCTGCACGCCGGTTACGCCGAACGGCGCCGGCTCGAACGCGACCTGCACGACGGCGCGCAGCAGCGGTTGGTGTCGCTGGGCATGACGTTGCGGCTCGCGCAGCGACATCTCGACGACGGGACCGTCGACGTCGACGGGCTGCTCGACGAGTCGGTCGCCTCGCTCGGGCTGGCCGTCGCCGAGCTGCGGCAGCTGGCCAACGGCCTCCGACCGTCCAGCCTGGACGACGGTCTCGGGCCGGCGTTGTCGTCGCTGGCCAGCAAGGCCCCGGTGCCGGTCGCGCTGGAGGTCTGCCCGGATCCGGTGCCCGACGACGTGGCGACGACCGCGTTCTACGTGGCGAGCGAGGCGCTGACCAACGCGATCAAGCACGCCGCGCCGGGCGCAATCGGGTTGCGGGTGGCCCGGCTCGACGACCGCCTCACGGTGCGGGTCAGCGACGACGGCCCGGGCGGCGCCGTCGTGCGGCCCGGCGCGGGGCTGGCCGGGCTGGCGGACCGGGTGGCGGCGGCGGGCGGTCTGCTGTCGCTGAGCTCGCCGGCCGGCCGGGGCACCGTGGTCGAGGCGGTGCTGCCGTGCGCATCGTGA